From one Calypte anna isolate BGI_N300 chromosome 11, bCalAnn1_v1.p, whole genome shotgun sequence genomic stretch:
- the LOC103530627 gene encoding adhesion G-protein coupled receptor G1, with translation MKVLLLLLLSPLQGLGASSHWDEDFSFCGDRNQTQNSSVIYEHGPATISIENTDQALIIKRPFLPKRRNSYYKYSLPLALGRYRFCIYWFQANRTLRLAYGKQSFLLGGDLSHSILRDRESQETERTSTSIFNVSYISKDGKNTSLNSASEYFFPASPESFPIWQEDVEEQLTALDSLISHSPSSGARDQGTLRRKLGELEKTLAKVELEGQNQTFGKATVQATVLLLQPTRVPHHLAFASQREEGGVVHGFVVDLPSSLLVMAKEKEKVVEHRVLIMDINRQTMFQDGNSSHVLGDKVVGVSLVDTVVANLSDPVVLTFFHEQLLGNVTPLCVFWQEDTSGSSGNWDSSGCTTAPGSSWTDCKCNHLTYFAVLMVSSPEISYVHRDYLSIITYIGCLISALASICTIFFLYFRSKQRDQTTSMHIHMNLLGAIFLLDVTFLVSEHLASSSSQAFCRAGGLFLHFSLLSCLTWMGIEGYNLYRLVIGVFNTYHDHFLLKLCLVGWGIPFFCVTVIFLASWTNYGPFSIPVYESIGGKSTNATICWITSPLIHNVVNLGFFSLVFLFNSVMLGAMVRELFRQNKKGHKLKHILALLGLSILLGIPWALIFFSFTSGTFRIISLYIFTIINSLQGFLIFLWYWTMVLQARKPPDSQSNSDSVKLQPNSSQSHLS, from the exons ATGAAGGTCcttcttctgctccttctctcCCCCCTTCAAG ggctgggagccagCAGCCACTGGGATGAGGACTTCAGCTTCTGTGGTGACCGAAACCAAACCCAGAACAGCTCCGTCATCTACGAGCACGGCCCTGCCACCATCTCCATCGAGAACACAGACCAGGCACTGATAATAAAAAGGCCATTTTTGCCAAAGAGGAGAAACTCTTACTACAAGTACAGCTTGCCCCTGGCTTTGGGCCGGTACCGCTTCTGCATCTACTGGTTCCAGGCCAACAGGACCCTGCGACTGGCCTATGGGAAGCAGAGCTTCCTGCTGGGTGGGGACCtatcccacagcatcctccgGGACAGGGAGAGCCAGGAGACTGAAAGAACCAGCACCTCCATCTTCAATGTCTCCTACATCTCAAAGGACGGGAAGAACACCTCCCTCAACAGTGCATCTGAATACTTCTTCCCTG CCTCTCCTGAGAGCTTCCCCATCTGGCAGGAAGATGTGGAGGAGCAGCTCACTGCCCTGGACAGCCTCATCTCACACTCCCCCTCCTCAGGAGCCAGAGACCAGGGGACACTTCGCCG CAAACTTGGGGAGTTGGAGAAGACGTTGGCCAAGGTGGAGCTGGAAGGGCAGAACCAGACCTTTGGGAAGGCCACTGTGCAGGCCActgtcctcctgctccagcccactCGGGTTCCTCATCACCTGGCCTTTGCTTCCCAAAGAGAG GAGGGTGGAGTGGTCCATGGGTTCGTGGTGGACCTGCCGAGCAGCCTGTTGGTGATggcaaaggagaaggagaaggtggtGGAGCACAGGGTGCTCATTATGGACATCAACAGGCAGACCATGTTCCAG GATGGAAACAGCAGCCATGTCCTGGGTGACAAAGTGGTTGGTGTCTCCCTCGTGGACACGGTGGTTGCCAACCTCTCTGATCCAGTGGTCCTCACTTTCTTCCATGAGCAGTTGCTG GGGAATGTGACCCCGCTGTGCGTCTTCTGGCAGGAGGACACCTCTG GCAGCTCAGGGAACTGGGACAGCTCTGGTTGTACAACAGCACCGGGGAGCAGCTGGACAGACTGCAAGTGCAACCACCTCACCTACTTTGCTGTGCTGATG GTATCCTCCCCAGAGATCTCCTACGTACACAGGGATTACCTGAGCATCATAACCTACATTGGCTGCCTGATCTCAGCTTTGGCATCCATTTGCACCATCTTCTTCCTCTATTTCAG gagcAAGCAGAGAGACCAGACCACAAGTATGCACATCCACATGAACCTGCTGGGCGCCATCTTCCTCTTGGATGTCACCTTCCTCGTCTCTGAGCACTtggcctccagcagcagccaggcattctgcagagctggggggctcTTCCTCCActtctccctcctcagctgCCTCACCTGGATGGGCATCGAGGGCTACAACCTCTACCGCCTTGTGATTGGAGTCTTCAACACCTACCATGACCACTTCCTCCTCAAGCTCTGCCTAGTGGGTTGGG GAATCCCTTTCTTCTGCGTGACTGTGATCTTCCTGGCGAGCTGGACAAACTATGGCCCCTTCTCCATTCCTGTTTATGAATCCATTGGTGGCAAATCCACCAATGCAACCAT ATGCTGGATCACAAGCCCCCTGATCCATAATGTTGTGAACCTGGGATTCTTCAGCCTCGTGTTCCTCTTTAACTCAGTCATGCTGGGGGCCATGGTCCGGGAGCTCTTCCGGCAGAACAAGAAAGGCCACAAGCTCAAGCATATCCTGGCCCTCCTTGGGCTGAGCATCCTGTTGGGAATTCCCTGGGCACTGATCTTCTTCTCCTTCACCTCCGGCACCTTCCGCATCATCTCCCTTTACATCTTCACCATCATCAACTCCCTCCAAG
- the CCDC102A gene encoding coiled-coil domain-containing protein 102A — MNPSGASHLSSSSPLPGGSLLALLAPEPSPSPPSGTPSPGPPPALLEGDWEGREELRLRELEEARARAAQMEKTMRWWSDCTANWREKWSKVRAERNRAREEVRQLRHRLEALTKELAGLRRDRDRPEEHLLPQGPSGAHQGPAGAQQAEGEADPEQEPVRDVGAEAPQRTKELELMENVLTSKQEESWEQRGPRASLTRQERSHLLWEDISIMKEDATKVTALKLRLDESQKVLLKEREDKLALSKSIEKLEGELSQWKIKYEELNKNKQEVVKQLNILKEIHQDELGRISEDLEDELGARSSMDKKLAELRAEMERLQEENAAEWGRRERLETEKLSLERENKKLRAQIEDLEEVLARKRRQTASTLDTDFKTIQAELFEKNKELADLKHIHTKLKKQYQEKMAELAHANRRMEQHEGEVKKLRLRVEELKKELAQAEDELDEAHNQTRKLQRSLDEQTEQSESFQVQLEHLQSRLRRQQSTPLFGKMCSARFSPDDTGDGTSDPDEDEDLQIQVP; from the exons ATGAACCCAAGCGGGGCCTCACACCTCTCCAGCTCCTCGCCTCTGCCAGGGGGCTCGCTGCTGGCCCTGCTGGCCCCCGAGCCCTCCCCGTCCCCCCCCAGCGGGACACCTTCTCCCGggccccccccagccctgctggaaggGGACTGGGAAGGGCGGGAGGAGCTGCGGCTGcgggagctggaggaggcacGAGCGCGGGCGGCCCAGATGGAGAAGACAATGCGATGGTGGTCAGACTGCACGGCCAACTGGCGGGAGAAGTGGAGCAAGGTGCGAGCCGAGCGCAACCGGGCGCGCGAGGAGGTGCGACAGCTGCGGCATCGCCTGGAGGCCCTCACAAAGGAGCTGGCCGGGCTGCGCCGAGACCGTGACCGCCCCGAGGAGCACCTGCTGCCCCAGGGCCCCTCTGGTGCCCATCAGGGCCCCGCCGGTGCCCAGCAGGCCGAGGGAGAGGCTGATCCCGAACAGGAGCCCGTGCGGGATGTGGGGGCTGAGGCTCCCCAGAGAACCAAG gagctggagctgatgGAAAATGTCTTGACAAGCaagcaggaggagagctgggagcagcGGGGTCCCCGAGCCTCCCTCACCCGCCAGGAACGGAGCCACTTACTCTGGGAGGACATCAGCATCATGAAGGAGGATGCCACCAAAGTCACTGCCCTGAAGCTGAGGCTCGATGAGTCCCAAAAAGTGCTGCTCAAGGAGCGGGA GGACAAGCTGGCACTCAGCAAAAGCATAGAGAAACTCGAGGGTGAGCTCAGCCAGTGGAAGATCAAATACGAGGAGCTCAACAAGAACAAGCAGGAGGTGGTGAAGCAG ctCAACATCCTGAAGGAGATCCACCAGGACGAACTGGGACGCATCTCTGAGGACCTGGAGGATGAGCTGGGCGCCCGCTCCAGCATGGACAAGAAGCTGGCTGAGCTGCGGGCAGAG ATGGAGCGGCTGCAGGAGGAGAACGCGGCCGAGTGGGGCCGTCGGGAGCGGCTGGAGACGGAGAAGCTGAGCCTGGAGCGGGAGAACAAGAAGCTGAGGGCACAGATAGAGGACCTGGAGGAGGTGCTAGCTCGCAAGCGGCGCCAGACAGCCAGCACTCTGGACACAGACTTCAAAACCATCCAGGCTGAGCTCTTCGAGAAGAACAAG GAGCTGGCTGACCTGAAGCATATCCACACCAAGCTGAAGAAGCAGTACCAGGAGAAAATGGCCGAGCTGGCCCACGCCAACCGCCGCATGGAGCAGCATGAGGGTGAGGTGAAGAAGCTGCGCCTGAGGGTAGAGGAGTTGAAGAAGGAGCTGGCCCAAGCTGAGGATGAG ctggaTGAGGCCCACAACCAGACACGGAAGCTGCAGAGGTCGCTGGATGAGCAGACAGAGCAGAGTGAGAGCTTCCAGGTGCAGCTGGAGCATCTCCAGTCCCG GCTGAGGCGGCAGCAGAGCACCCCTCTCTTTGGCAAGATGTGCAGCGCCCGCTTCAGCCCTGATGACACCGGGGACGGCACCAGCGACCCTGATGAGGATGAGGACCTGCAGATCCAGGTGCCCTAG